The window AAGAAGGATGGCGTTGTCGGTGTGGCCGGCAGAGTCGCGGTGCGGCTGGCCGAGGGTGAGGTAGTGGAGTTTTAGCTCGGGGAGGGTTTCGCCGGTGCCGAAGCGGAAGTTTTTGATGATGTAGGTGCCGTCCTGAGTGGGCCACTTGGTGGGAGCGGGTTGGGCATGGGCAGTCGCGGCTAAGAGCGCAGGGATGAGGGCGAGGTGGCTCAAGCGGCGAAGCAGTGGAATCGATGCGATCGGCGACGTCAATGGCGGCTCCCGGGCGAGGAAATATGTGATATCTCAAAAATATACCTTCCAGCGGTTTTGGTGGGAGCAAAACGACAGGCCGAGAGATCCAGTCGAGGCTGCATCCAAGTGGGAGATGCATATTTTGTTGAAGGGTTTGGTGATTCGATGAGTGATCTTTATACGTTGCAGGACCCCACTAAGCAGTATCCCCGACCGAAGTTTAAGAGGCAGACGCAGGGGGTGCCCGGACTCGATAAAAAGTTGGTGCCGAAGGCCGACCACGGTGAGACCAGCTACCGTGGCAGTGGGCGACTGCCCAATCGTAAGGCGTTGGTGACAGGTGGGGATTCGGGAATTGGACGGGCGGCAGCGATTGCGTTTGCGCGTGAGGGGGCGGATGTCGCGATCAACTATCTGCCGAGTGAAGAGGCGGATGCGAAAGAGGTGATCGCCCTGATTGAAGCGGAGGGGAGAAAGGCGTTTGCTCTGCCGGGAGATTTGAAGGATGAGAAGTTCTGCATCAAGCTGGTCAAAGAGGCCCACAAGAAGCTCGGCGGTCTGGATATTCTGACATGTGTTGCGGGCAGACAGCATGCGGTGGAGAAGATTGCTGACATGACGACGAAGGTTTTTGAGGAGACCTATCGCGTGAACGTGTTTGCTCTGTTCTGGATGTGCAAGGCGGCATTGCCGTTGATGCCACCGGGCGGGACGATCATTACGACAGCATCGATTCAGGCGACCCATCCCAGCCCGAGTCTGCTTGACTATGCTCCTACCAAGGCTGCGATTCTTGCCTTCACACGCGCGCTGGCTCGGCAGGTTGCGGAGGACGGGATCCGAGTGAACTGCGTTGCTCCTGGGCCGGTTTGGACTCCATTGCAGACGAGCGGTGGGCAGCCGGCGAAGAAGATTCCGGAGTTCGGGTCGGAGACTCCGATGAAACGGCCGGGCCAGCCGGTGGAGATGGCGCCGTTGTATGTGCTTCTGGCTTCGCAGGAGTCGAGCTATGTTACGGGCGAGGTGTATGGAGCTACGGGTGGCCTGGAGGTATCGTAGGGCGGAGTTGGCGGGATTTGTGAGGCCGGGAACCAGACTGTAGGGTTTGGCGTACAGGTGCTTAGGAGAAACTCCATGCGCCTTACGTCTGCCCGGTCTACGGGCCTCGCTCCAGTGTTGGCGGTAGCTTTGTTTGCTGCTGCAGCGTCCACTTCTTTTGGCCAGAACAATGAGCACGAGTGGCAGAAGGATTATCCGCTCAGCGGTGCCGCTTCACTTACCGCTCAGACTGGCGACAGCCATCTGGCTATTCACTCGTGTGGGGATTGCAAGGCAATTCAGGTTCGTGTGCACTCGGGGAGAGATCTCAATCGGTATGTGCTCGAAGAGCGTCAGGAGGGCAACCATGTCTTTTTTTCTCTGAAAGAAAAACCGCATATGGGCGTGGTTATTCATTGGACAGAGAAGGAGGCGACGCAGGTGAGCATAGAGACTCCGGCGAGCCTGGAGCTTGATGCGAGGACGTCGGATGGGAATTTGTCGGTGGCGGGTTTGACCGGCAGCCTGAAGGTGCACTCCAGCGATGGCAGAGTTTCACTCGAGGATGTTCATGGAGACCTGCGGTTGACCGCTTCTGATGGAAATGTGACTGTCCATAACGCCAGCGGAACGATTGATGCGAGGGGTTCGGATGGGCATATGAAGGTTGACGGCCAGTTCACTGCTGTCAATCTGCATACCAGTGATGGAGGTCTCGACTTTGTGCTCGCGACGGGTTCGCAGTTGACTGCCGCATCCAGTATTGAGAGCTCCGATGGCAGCGTGTCAGTTGTGGTCCCCCGGAATCTCGCTGCCGATCTTGATATTTCGACGCATGATGGACGAATTAACTGCGCACTCCCGATTACGACAGACAACTACAACAGCGCTGATTCGGGAGGGCACCATCTTCATGGACATCTGAACGCGGGCGGAGTTCCGTTGAGCATTCATACTTCGGACGGAAACTTGAATATCGCTAGTCTCTAGTCTTGGTTGGTGGACGAAGTAAAAAGCTACGGCGTGGAGTCAATCGCTCCACGCCGTAGCTTTTTGTGAAGTGCTTACTATTCGGTTTGGCTGTCAGGATCCTTCTTCTCTGCGGGGATGGGTTCGGATTTGGCCAGGGGTTTGGTGATGTCGTCGAGGTAGTCGTGGGCGCCTTCTACTCGGACGAGAGTGGGGTAGCGTTCGCCGTCATGGTAGTCAACGTCGGCAGTGGTGACGAAGGTGTCGCTCTGAAGGATGAAGTGGATGGGCTCAGAGGTTCCCTTCGCCTGCTTGATTGCGGATTTGAGCGCGTCGTTGGAGAAGACGTTGCCGTTGATGGCGATGATCTTCTGGCCGGGGAAGAGTTTTGCCTTGTCGGCAGGGCCATTCCAGCGGACGTCCGTGATGTTGCCTTCCTTGTTGACTCGGATGCCGAGGGAGTACCACGCATTGGTGCCAATGCCATAGCGTGCGTAGGTGGAGGCGACTGTGCGTTCGGACTTTGAGGGCTTATCGGTGTAGACGAGCTTATAGCCGCCACGTTCGATGCCGGCGAGGTCAGCGCGGGTGTTCAGGTTGTCGATGCGCTCGTGGATGAAGGTGGCCCAGTCGTAGGGAACGACCTGATTGAGGTCGGCTACGAGCTCGTCGCGGTTGTAGGTGACGATGAGTGGGCCGGTGTTGCCGCCTTTGCCGAGGAATATGTGCAGGAAGTCGGTGAGGGATTTTTTGTTGTTGGTCTTTTCGCGGATAAGGGTGTCGGCGTCGAGCCAGAAGAGTTCGCCCTCCTGGTAGTAGTCCTGGCCGCGCTTCCAGTTGGACCAGGCGGGATTGCCTCCGCGGAGGATGCTGGCAGCGATGGCGGTGTCTTCGGTGCTGCGCCAGTCGCGGCCAGGCTTGTAGTCGAGGTTAGCGGCGGAGAGGGCGAGCATTTCGCGATACTGCTCCTGCGACTTGAGGCCGGAGCGGGCGGCGAGGACGTTGCCGAGATAGTGCGTCATGCCTTCGTAGACCCAGAGGAGTGAGCCTTGCTGCATCTTCTCGAAGTCGTCCTGGTAGAGGTTGAAGGGGCGGCGATATTTGCCGTTCCAGGAGTGGGTGAACTCGTGGGAGAGCAGGTCGGCCTCGGGAAGCTGGTGGTCGGCGTCCGAGAAGCCCTTTTCGTCGACGCCGTTGTCGGAGGACTGGCCGTGCTCAAGACCTTCACCACCTGCTACGTCGGAGAGAGTGAGGAGAAAGTGGTAGACGTTGTAGTGGCGGGAGTTGTAAGCGGCACCGGTTTCGCGGACGAGGTTGTTGAGCTCAGCGAGGAGGGCGGGGCGGAGTTTGGAGTCTTCGGGTGAGTCGGAGACGACGTCGATGTAGTGCTTCGGGGTGACCTCGGGTGCGAGGGCGAACTCGTGGAAGTACTGGCCGGTGATGACGGGGGAGTCTTCGAGCTGCTCGACGGTGGTGGGGGCGTAGTGGGTTGTGCCGCCCTTGGGATTCTGCGGATCGTATCCGTCAGTTGGAGTGAGCGCGGTGCCGATGCCCCAGCCTGCCGGGACTTTGACGGAGGGTTGAATTGCGATGTCTTTTACTGGCGTCTTTGCGGGATAGAGGAGGAGCTTCTCCCATTCGAGGACGGCGAGCTTGTCGCTGACGCGGGAGGTGACGATGCAGTCGAGGTGGGCGTGGAGAGTGGTGACGCCTTCGGGGACAGTTACGTGGAACTCGTATAGGTCTTCGTCGTCGCGGCGCCAGGGGAGAACCTTGCCGTTGGCGGTGAAGACGACGCCGGTGATGTCGTCGACCGGGCCGGTGGGGCGATGGTTGCCGGGGATCCACTTGGGGGTCGTGAGAGAGATGGGGCCGGGCTGGACGGGGATGTCGACCTCGGCGTGGTAGATCTTGCGGGGAGCTTCGGAGAGGTCTGCGGTGATCTGGATGGGAGCCTGCTGGGCTCGCAGAAGGCCGGGGGTTCCAAGGGTGAGGAGAGCTAGAGGCAGGAGAGCTGTGCGTCTGGTCATGAGCAGGGACATTCCTCTGAAAGCAGGGATTGGGATTTTAGATATCAGGTGTAGACGGGACAGGAGAAAGAAAGGACGCAGACTAATTTTTTGGGTCAGGTGCGTCCTTTGCTACGTAACTAAGAGTTGAGGGCGGATTCAATGGCTGCGATGACTGCGGGGTCATCGGGCAGGACTTCTGGGGAGAAGCGGGCTACGACCTTGCCGTTGCGATCGATGAGGAACTTTTCGAAGTTCCAGAGGATGCCGGGTTCGGGGTTGGTGGTGGCGCCGCTCTTCTGGAGGAAGCCATTGAGGTTTTGGCGGAAGGCTTCGCGGCCCGGGCTGATGGCTTTGGGTTCAGCGGCGATGAGGGACTGGTAGAGGGGGTGGGTATCGGGGCCGGTGACGGTGATCTTTGAGAACATGGGGAAGTTGACGCCGAAGGTGGACTTGCAGAAGGCCTGGATGTCTTCGTTGGAGCCTGGCTCCTGAGCGCCGAAGTCGTTGGCAGGAAAGCCGCAAACGACGAATCCGGAGTTCTGGAAGCGGGTGTAGAGCTTCTCGAGAGCGTCGTACTGGGGGGTGAGGCCGCATTTGGAGGCTACGTTGACGACGAGGAGGACCTTACCGCGATGTTCGGCGAGGGAGGTGCCTTCACCGGTGATTTTGCTGACGGGAATGTCGTAGAGGGCAGCAGTGGACATGGATTCTCCTGATAGTTGTTTCAAGTCAATTATAGGGAGGTCGTGTTTTACGTGCGCGATTTCGGGTGTATCGGAGGCTTTATGGAATCTTTACGACTTTTTGGGACGTGCTGAAGATTAAATAAAGAGATAGGGGTGGGTTGAGTTGTCAGGCAAGGTACGATCTAAATCGTATGTCATTAACAGACTCAATAATTGGTAAACCCTTAGCAACGAGTGAAGAGCGAGCGGAACATGTTGGCGTCGCGGCTGGAATTCCGATCTTCGGCCTGGATGCTCTGACGAGCGCGGCATACGGGCCTGAGGCAGCGATGACGCTGCTGATTCCGCTGGGGCTGGCCGGGGCGAATTACATCGTGCCGGTAATCTCGGCGATTTTGATCCTGCTGATAATTGTTTTCTTCAGCTATCGGCAGACGATTGCTGCTTATCCGAACGGCGGTGGGTCGTACACGGTGGCGAGCGAGAACCTGGGTGAAGGCGCAGGCTTGCTGGCTGCTGCTGCGCTGATGATCGACTATATTTTGACGGCGGCGGTGGGGATCTCGGCGGGGGTGACGGCTTTGACATCAGCGGTGCCGAGTCTGGCTCCGCATACGCTGGCGTTCTGCCTGTTGATTCTGACAATTCTGGCACTTGTGAATATGCGCGGGGTGAAGGACACGGGGACCGCGTTTATTGTTCCGACGTTTTTGTTTGTGGGTACACTGCTGATCCTGATCGGTGTGGGCGTCTACCGGACGATTCTTTCGCACGGCCATCCGATCCCTGTCATGGCTCCGCCTCCGGCGATGCCCGCAGTGGTGAAGTATCTCGGACTGTGGCTGTTGCTGAAGACATTTGCCAGCGGCTGCGCGGCGATGACCGGGGTTGAGGCGGTGTCAAACGGTGTGATGGCCTTTGGCGAACCTCGCGCGAAGAAGGCGCAGAGTACGCTAACGATCATCATCGCGATACTGATTGTGCTGCTGTTTGGAATTGCGTATCTGTCACGGGCGTATGGAATTACGGCGATGGAGCCGACCGCGAACCAATATCAGAGCGTGTTGAGTATTTTGACGTCTGCGGTGTTCGGCAGAGGATGGTTCTACTATCTGACTTCGGCCTCAGTACTGGTGGCGCTGTCCTTGAGTGCGAATACTGCTTTTGCGGATTTTCCAAGGCTGGCACGAGCGATTGCGCTGCATGATTATTTACCGCATGTCTTCATTCTGCGTGGGCGCCGGTTGTTGTACTCGCATGGAGTCTATGCTCTGACTGGATTCACGGCGGTGATCCTGATCCTGTTCGGTGGTGTGACGGACCGGTTGATTCCTTTGTATGCCATCGGCGCTTTCCTTGCATTCACACTCTCGCAGGCCGGGATGGTGGTGCATTGGATGAAGATGGAGAAGCACAACGGACGCCTGTGGCATGCGTTCGTGAATGGGTTCGGCGCTGTTGCGACGGGTGTTACGACGATCGTGGTGCTGCTCGCGAAGTTTGCGGCAGGAGCGTGGGTGACGGCGCTGCTGGTGCCTGCGCTGATCGGGATCATGTGGGTGGTGAAGCGGCACTACTCCCGGGTGAAGCGAGAGATGGCCGATAGGACGCCGTTGAACCTGGTTAATCTGCAGGAGCCGATTGTGGTGATTCCAATGGCGCGGTGGGACCGGATCACGGAGAAGGCGATGCGGTTCGGGCTGTTGCTGTCGAAGGATATCAAGGTAGTCCATGTGCACTCGGATGACGATGAGGATGGAGGGCTGGCTGAGATCTGGGACGATCTGGTGATGGCGCCGATCAACAAGGAAGGCTTGCAAAAGCCAGAGTTGGTGACGATTCCGTCGTCGTACCGGTTCATCATCAATCCTTTGATGGATTACATTCTGGAGCTTGAGGAGAAGAATCCGGGGCGAAAGGTTGCGGTGCTGCTGCCGGAGCTTGTGGTGCGGCACTGGTGGGAGAATGCGCTGCATAATCAGCGGGTTCAGTTGCTGAAGCTGCTGCTGCTGGTGAAGGGAAATCAGAGGATTGTGGTGGTAAATATTCCCTGGTATTTGTGAGGCGTGGTGGAGGCCCGTTTTTGCTGGGGGTTTTGAGAAAAACGGGTGTTTTATCGTGGTGTTTTGATGGTGAATTTGTGGTGAGATGCGTGGTGAAACGTGGTGTTTTGCAGCGTGTTTTTTCTTGCTGAAAAATACGCCAACTTTTTGAGATTTATTTCTTGTGGAATGCAAAACCGCCTCGTACGAGGCGGTTTTTGATTTCGGTGGTTATGCAGGGATCTATGCGGGAGTGAGGGTCGTGGACTTGTTCCAGGTGGGGCTGAGGTCGCGGAGGCGGGCAACTGCGGCGGGGATGAGGGTGAGGGCTTCGTCGATCTCTTCGGCGGTGGTGAGGCGGGAGAGGGAGAAGCGGATGCTGGCGCGTGCGCGTGTGGGCGAAAGGCCCATGGCGGTGAGGACGTGGGAGGGTTCGGTGGCGCCGGACTGGCAGGCGGAGCCTCCGCTGACCGAGAGACCTTTGAGGTCGAGGGCGATGACGAGTGCTTCAGCTTCTACGTGGTCGAAGTAGAGGTTGGTGGTGTTCGAGACGCGAGGAGCGCCATCGCCGTTGATGCCGCACTCTTCAACTTGAGCGAGGATTCCTTGTTCGAGGCGGTCGCGGAGAGCGGTGAGTTCTGCCGGGGTGGAGTGGGTCGCGTTGTCGCGCGATAACCCACCCTTCGCAGAAGGCGCGAAGGATGGGCCACCCGGATTTATCGTGTCGGTTGAATTTTTGGTAGGGCTGTCTTCGGTGAGCCAGGTGTTGGCTAGTTCGGCGGCTTTGCCGAGGGCGACGATGCCGGCTACGTTTTCGGTGCCGGCGCGGCGTTGGCGCTCGTGTGAGCCGCCGTGGAGCATAGGCGTCAGGCGAACGTTGCGGCGGACGAAGAGGGCGCCGATTCCCTTAGGGGCGTAGATCTTGTGTCCGGAGATGGTGAGGAGATCGACGTCCTTGAGCGGGCCTTTGGGGCTGAGGTCGAGGGGGAGACGGCCTACGGCTTGAACGGCGTCTGTGTGGAAGAGAGCACCGGCAGCGTGAGCGATGGCGGCCAGCGTTTCGATGGGCTGGATGACGCCGGTCTCGTTGTTGGCGAACATGACGCTGACTAACTTCGTGTTGGGGCGGATTGCGGCGAGGAGCGCTGCTGGTTCGACGACTCCCTGCGGGGTGCTAGGGAGAAAGGTGACTTCGACGTTGTTCTTCGCCAGGGACTCGGCGGCGCGAAGGATGGCGTCGTGCTCGATGCTGGTGGTGATGAGGTGGGCGGGCTCGTTTTTTAAGGTATGGAGCGTGCCGCTGAGTGTGCCGAAGAGCGCGAGGTTGTCGCTCTCGGTGCCGCCGGAGGTGAAGACGATCTCGGAGGTGCGGCAGTGAAGGAGACGGGCGATGGTGTCGCGGGCGTGATCGACTGCGGCGCGGGCGAACTGTCCTTGTTGATGGATGGAGCTGGCGTTGCCGTAGTGCTCCAGGAAGAACGGGCGCATCGCTTCGAAGACCTCGGGGAGCAGAGGGGTGGTCGCGTTCGCGTCCATGTAGATTCGGCGCATGGGTTTATTTTACTGTGTGGCGGCGTGGACCCGGCTTTGCTGCTAAAAGATGGAGCGTGAGGCGGCGAGAGGTTTGTCACGCGGATTAGATGATTTTGGTAGAGAATAAATCTGCTGTCAAAAAGGAGTTGCAAGCGAGGAGGGACGGTCCGATGTCACAGTTTGATTTGGTGGCTCTTTGGGAAGCACACTGTCGCTGCGAGTTCGAGACGCGAGATGCGACTGCGACAATGGCTACTATGGTTTCGCAGCCATACGTCAATCACATTCCTACGATGACCGGTGGGGTTGGTCACGATCAGCTCAAGCGCTTTTATGCCTACCATTTCATTCCGGACAATCCGCCTGACTTTCGATTGACGCCAGTAAGTCTTACGGTTGGTAGTGACACGATCGTAGACGAGTTTATTGTTCACTTCACGCACACTCGAACGATGGATTGGA is drawn from Edaphobacter lichenicola and contains these coding sequences:
- a CDS encoding SDR family oxidoreductase: MSDLYTLQDPTKQYPRPKFKRQTQGVPGLDKKLVPKADHGETSYRGSGRLPNRKALVTGGDSGIGRAAAIAFAREGADVAINYLPSEEADAKEVIALIEAEGRKAFALPGDLKDEKFCIKLVKEAHKKLGGLDILTCVAGRQHAVEKIADMTTKVFEETYRVNVFALFWMCKAALPLMPPGGTIITTASIQATHPSPSLLDYAPTKAAILAFTRALARQVAEDGIRVNCVAPGPVWTPLQTSGGQPAKKIPEFGSETPMKRPGQPVEMAPLYVLLASQESSYVTGEVYGATGGLEVS
- a CDS encoding DUF4097 family beta strand repeat-containing protein, with translation MRLTSARSTGLAPVLAVALFAAAASTSFGQNNEHEWQKDYPLSGAASLTAQTGDSHLAIHSCGDCKAIQVRVHSGRDLNRYVLEERQEGNHVFFSLKEKPHMGVVIHWTEKEATQVSIETPASLELDARTSDGNLSVAGLTGSLKVHSSDGRVSLEDVHGDLRLTASDGNVTVHNASGTIDARGSDGHMKVDGQFTAVNLHTSDGGLDFVLATGSQLTAASSIESSDGSVSVVVPRNLAADLDISTHDGRINCALPITTDNYNSADSGGHHLHGHLNAGGVPLSIHTSDGNLNIASL
- a CDS encoding M61 family metallopeptidase, encoding MTRRTALLPLALLTLGTPGLLRAQQAPIQITADLSEAPRKIYHAEVDIPVQPGPISLTTPKWIPGNHRPTGPVDDITGVVFTANGKVLPWRRDDEDLYEFHVTVPEGVTTLHAHLDCIVTSRVSDKLAVLEWEKLLLYPAKTPVKDIAIQPSVKVPAGWGIGTALTPTDGYDPQNPKGGTTHYAPTTVEQLEDSPVITGQYFHEFALAPEVTPKHYIDVVSDSPEDSKLRPALLAELNNLVRETGAAYNSRHYNVYHFLLTLSDVAGGEGLEHGQSSDNGVDEKGFSDADHQLPEADLLSHEFTHSWNGKYRRPFNLYQDDFEKMQQGSLLWVYEGMTHYLGNVLAARSGLKSQEQYREMLALSAANLDYKPGRDWRSTEDTAIAASILRGGNPAWSNWKRGQDYYQEGELFWLDADTLIREKTNNKKSLTDFLHIFLGKGGNTGPLIVTYNRDELVADLNQVVPYDWATFIHERIDNLNTRADLAGIERGGYKLVYTDKPSKSERTVASTYARYGIGTNAWYSLGIRVNKEGNITDVRWNGPADKAKLFPGQKIIAINGNVFSNDALKSAIKQAKGTSEPIHFILQSDTFVTTADVDYHDGERYPTLVRVEGAHDYLDDITKPLAKSEPIPAEKKDPDSQTE
- a CDS encoding glutathione peroxidase is translated as MSTAALYDIPVSKITGEGTSLAEHRGKVLLVVNVASKCGLTPQYDALEKLYTRFQNSGFVVCGFPANDFGAQEPGSNEDIQAFCKSTFGVNFPMFSKITVTGPDTHPLYQSLIAAEPKAISPGREAFRQNLNGFLQKSGATTNPEPGILWNFEKFLIDRNGKVVARFSPEVLPDDPAVIAAIESALNS
- a CDS encoding APC family permease — protein: MSLTDSIIGKPLATSEERAEHVGVAAGIPIFGLDALTSAAYGPEAAMTLLIPLGLAGANYIVPVISAILILLIIVFFSYRQTIAAYPNGGGSYTVASENLGEGAGLLAAAALMIDYILTAAVGISAGVTALTSAVPSLAPHTLAFCLLILTILALVNMRGVKDTGTAFIVPTFLFVGTLLILIGVGVYRTILSHGHPIPVMAPPPAMPAVVKYLGLWLLLKTFASGCAAMTGVEAVSNGVMAFGEPRAKKAQSTLTIIIAILIVLLFGIAYLSRAYGITAMEPTANQYQSVLSILTSAVFGRGWFYYLTSASVLVALSLSANTAFADFPRLARAIALHDYLPHVFILRGRRLLYSHGVYALTGFTAVILILFGGVTDRLIPLYAIGAFLAFTLSQAGMVVHWMKMEKHNGRLWHAFVNGFGAVATGVTTIVVLLAKFAAGAWVTALLVPALIGIMWVVKRHYSRVKREMADRTPLNLVNLQEPIVVIPMARWDRITEKAMRFGLLLSKDIKVVHVHSDDDEDGGLAEIWDDLVMAPINKEGLQKPELVTIPSSYRFIINPLMDYILELEEKNPGRKVAVLLPELVVRHWWENALHNQRVQLLKLLLLVKGNQRIVVVNIPWYL
- a CDS encoding cysteine desulfurase family protein produces the protein MRRIYMDANATTPLLPEVFEAMRPFFLEHYGNASSIHQQGQFARAAVDHARDTIARLLHCRTSEIVFTSGGTESDNLALFGTLSGTLHTLKNEPAHLITTSIEHDAILRAAESLAKNNVEVTFLPSTPQGVVEPAALLAAIRPNTKLVSVMFANNETGVIQPIETLAAIAHAAGALFHTDAVQAVGRLPLDLSPKGPLKDVDLLTISGHKIYAPKGIGALFVRRNVRLTPMLHGGSHERQRRAGTENVAGIVALGKAAELANTWLTEDSPTKNSTDTINPGGPSFAPSAKGGLSRDNATHSTPAELTALRDRLEQGILAQVEECGINGDGAPRVSNTTNLYFDHVEAEALVIALDLKGLSVSGGSACQSGATEPSHVLTAMGLSPTRARASIRFSLSRLTTAEEIDEALTLIPAAVARLRDLSPTWNKSTTLTPA